One window from the genome of Corynebacterium sp. SCR221107 encodes:
- a CDS encoding ParB/RepB/Spo0J family partition protein, with amino-acid sequence MNQETRKGGLGRGLAALITSSPTPGTRIGSTAADVVFGPDNGKSSEAEGGNQASPKPGEHLPGKPHKVVRDATGARVNPILAEAAAAHTREEQAQEQEFGASYREIPIGLIIPNDKNPRTVFDEDDLGELVHSIREFGLLQPIVVRETSDDRYEIIMGERRWRAASKAGLGVIPAIVRATDDSNMLRDALLENIHRVQLNPLEEAAAYQQLLEEFGVTHNELADRLGRSRPVISNMIRLLSLPVAVQRKVAAGVLSAGHARALLGLKAGEQAQETLANRIVAEGLSVRATEEAVTLLNRGDEPKKTPREKAPTPEYLTHAAESLADNLDTKVSVSMGKRKGKIVVEFGDREDFERIMGILQG; translated from the coding sequence ATGAACCAAGAAACCCGCAAGGGCGGACTCGGACGCGGATTGGCTGCGCTGATTACTTCCAGCCCCACCCCGGGCACCCGCATCGGTAGCACCGCAGCCGATGTTGTTTTCGGGCCCGACAACGGCAAGTCCAGCGAGGCTGAGGGTGGCAACCAGGCCTCCCCCAAGCCCGGTGAACACCTCCCAGGAAAACCGCACAAGGTTGTCCGCGATGCTACCGGCGCGCGGGTGAACCCCATTCTTGCCGAGGCTGCGGCCGCACACACCCGTGAGGAGCAGGCACAGGAGCAGGAGTTCGGCGCCTCCTACCGGGAGATCCCCATTGGCCTGATCATCCCCAACGACAAAAACCCCCGCACCGTCTTCGACGAGGATGATCTAGGAGAACTGGTTCACTCCATCAGGGAGTTCGGTCTCCTGCAGCCGATTGTCGTGCGTGAGACCAGCGATGATCGCTACGAGATCATCATGGGCGAGCGCCGTTGGCGAGCGGCCTCCAAGGCCGGGCTCGGGGTCATCCCTGCGATTGTGCGCGCCACCGATGATTCCAACATGCTGCGCGACGCGCTCTTGGAAAACATCCACCGCGTACAGCTCAACCCCTTGGAAGAAGCCGCGGCCTACCAGCAGCTGCTGGAGGAGTTCGGCGTCACCCACAACGAGCTCGCCGATCGCCTCGGCCGCTCGCGCCCGGTGATCTCCAACATGATTCGCCTGCTGAGCCTGCCGGTGGCGGTGCAGCGCAAGGTCGCCGCCGGAGTGCTGTCGGCTGGCCACGCCCGTGCCTTGCTGGGCTTGAAGGCTGGCGAACAGGCGCAGGAGACTCTGGCTAATCGCATCGTTGCCGAGGGACTCTCGGTCCGCGCCACCGAGGAGGCCGTCACCTTGCTCAACCGCGGCGACGAGCCGAAGAAGACTCCACGGGAGAAGGCGCCAACGCCGGAGTACCTCACCCACGCCGCAGAGTCGCTCGCGGACAACCTCGATACCAAGGTCTCGGTGTCAATGGGCAAGCGCAAGGGCAAGATCGTCGTTGAGTTCGGCGACCGCGAGGACTTCGAACGTATCATGGGGATCCTTCAGGGTTAG
- a CDS encoding ParA family protein, whose translation MDDLNWDDTPIAEAAHRAAQVLSNQLHLPKPAQPRRLTVANQKGGVGKTTSSVNLAAGLALNGLKVLVVDLDPQGNASTALGVEHRAGTLSSYEMLIGECSAQEAIQPSTASENLFCIPATIDLAGAEIELVSMVRREYRLRDALETEFMRKAGFDYIFIDCPPSLGLLTINAMTAVTEVLIPIQCEYYALEGVGQLLNNISMIRQHLNSELHISAILLTMYDARTKLAEQVTEEVRGHFGEVVLRTKIPRSVKVSEAPGYGQTVLGYDPGSRGAMAYMDAARELANRGDYLPTPESGAVGVAPAAASPGAKPSESGANDEAEGSADSAHGAHGEQDGAGGQLDSAQPSAQESH comes from the coding sequence ATGGACGATCTGAACTGGGACGATACGCCGATTGCGGAGGCTGCGCATCGGGCGGCCCAGGTGTTAAGCAACCAGCTTCACCTGCCGAAGCCCGCGCAGCCGCGACGGCTGACGGTGGCGAACCAAAAAGGTGGGGTTGGCAAGACCACCTCATCGGTGAATCTTGCCGCAGGTCTAGCTCTCAACGGCCTCAAGGTGCTGGTAGTCGACCTTGACCCACAGGGTAATGCCTCCACCGCGCTCGGGGTGGAGCACCGTGCCGGAACATTGTCGAGCTACGAGATGCTCATTGGGGAATGTAGCGCGCAAGAGGCCATCCAACCGTCGACCGCCAGCGAGAACCTGTTCTGCATCCCCGCCACGATCGACCTGGCCGGCGCTGAGATTGAACTGGTGTCCATGGTGCGCCGGGAGTATCGCCTCCGCGACGCGCTCGAGACCGAGTTCATGCGGAAAGCTGGCTTCGACTACATCTTCATCGACTGCCCGCCCTCGCTCGGCCTGTTGACCATCAACGCGATGACGGCAGTCACTGAGGTCCTCATCCCCATCCAGTGCGAGTACTACGCACTCGAAGGCGTGGGCCAGCTGCTCAACAACATCTCCATGATTCGCCAACACCTCAACTCCGAGCTACACATTTCGGCGATCTTGCTGACGATGTACGACGCGCGCACCAAGCTCGCCGAGCAGGTGACCGAAGAGGTCCGCGGCCATTTCGGTGAGGTGGTGCTGCGCACCAAGATCCCACGCTCGGTCAAGGTCTCCGAGGCTCCGGGCTACGGGCAGACCGTTCTCGGATATGACCCAGGCTCGCGTGGCGCGATGGCCTACATGGACGCCGCCCGCGAGCTGGCCAACCGCGGTGACTACCTGCCTACCCCGGAATCGGGAGCGGTGGGTGTGGCCCCGGCGGCCGCCTCCCCGGGCGCGAAGCCCTCGGAGTCTGGTGCCAATGATGAGGCCGAGGGCAGTGCAGACAGTGCTCACGGTGCTCACGGTGAGCAGGATGGAGCCGGTGGGCAGCTCGATTCCGCACAGCCATCGGCGCAGGAATCCCATTAG
- the rsmG gene encoding 16S rRNA (guanine(527)-N(7))-methyltransferase RsmG: MFHVKPGSFDDLTADAQGNPLLPPPEIASEIFGENLDKAIAYHGLLATAGSIRGFMGPREIPKLWDRHILNCAVIGEAMDHGARVADIGSGAGLPGIPLVLARPDLSITLIEPLLKRSVFLDEVVDALELDNVRVIRGRAEEKFVRAQLGPIDIVTSRAVAPLGKLAGWSLPLLSKGGRMIAMKGTSVHEEPERDQALIAKAGGGMVEIFSVGKQLPEPTTLIAIRKKR, encoded by the coding sequence ATGTTTCACGTGAAACCAGGTTCCTTCGACGACCTGACGGCCGATGCGCAGGGCAATCCCCTGCTGCCGCCGCCAGAGATTGCTTCCGAGATCTTTGGCGAGAACCTCGACAAGGCGATTGCCTATCACGGCCTGCTGGCTACCGCCGGTTCGATCCGTGGCTTTATGGGACCGAGGGAGATTCCAAAGCTGTGGGATCGCCATATCCTCAACTGTGCGGTGATCGGCGAGGCGATGGATCATGGGGCCCGGGTAGCCGACATCGGTTCGGGTGCGGGCCTGCCCGGCATCCCACTGGTGCTGGCGCGCCCCGACCTATCCATCACACTCATCGAGCCTCTGCTGAAGCGCTCGGTCTTCCTGGATGAGGTGGTGGATGCCCTCGAGCTAGACAATGTGCGGGTGATTCGCGGGCGTGCCGAAGAAAAGTTCGTCCGCGCTCAGCTTGGCCCCATCGATATTGTTACCTCTCGCGCGGTCGCTCCCCTGGGCAAGCTAGCTGGGTGGTCGCTGCCCTTGCTTTCCAAGGGGGGTCGGATGATTGCCATGAAAGGAACCAGTGTGCACGAGGAGCCGGAGCGCGACCAAGCACTTATCGCCAAGGCTGGCGGTGGGATGGTCGAAATCTTCAGCGTCGGCAAGCAGCTACCCGAACCGACCACACTCATCGCGATTCGCAAGAAGCGCTAA
- the yidC gene encoding membrane protein insertase YidC, with protein sequence MLNFIYWPISAILWFWHKVVSFVISPDSGVSWVLAIVLLTFTIRALLVKPTVNQMRSVRRMQEFQPHMEEIRKKYANDQQKMMEETRKLQKEMGVNPIAGCIPMLVQIPVFIGLFHVLRSFNRTGTGTGQLGLSVEQNRATANYIFNPDDVQSFLDARLFGVPLSAYISMPKEMYEAFGGGFTQINIISVAAPLILIIVVATHMNARLSVDRQKARIASGKQKPAANSQMQMQTDMMNRMMLWFMPLTILFTGVLWHIGLLFYMVSNNIWTFFQQRAVFAKMDAEEEAELAAKKESKRATAPKPGQRPDNPKRKGNKRKN encoded by the coding sequence GTGCTCAATTTTATTTACTGGCCAATTTCGGCCATCCTGTGGTTCTGGCACAAAGTCGTAAGCTTTGTGATCAGTCCAGATTCCGGCGTTTCCTGGGTGCTGGCAATTGTGCTTTTGACATTTACCATCCGCGCCCTGCTGGTGAAGCCAACTGTCAACCAAATGCGCTCGGTGCGTCGCATGCAGGAATTCCAACCGCACATGGAAGAAATCCGCAAGAAGTACGCGAACGATCAGCAAAAGATGATGGAGGAGACCCGCAAACTCCAAAAGGAGATGGGCGTTAATCCCATCGCCGGCTGCATCCCGATGCTGGTGCAGATCCCGGTGTTCATCGGCCTGTTCCACGTGCTGCGTTCCTTCAACCGCACCGGCACCGGCACCGGCCAGCTGGGCTTGAGCGTTGAGCAAAACCGCGCGACCGCGAACTACATCTTCAACCCCGACGATGTGCAGTCCTTCCTCGATGCCCGCCTGTTCGGCGTCCCGTTGTCGGCCTACATCTCGATGCCGAAGGAGATGTACGAGGCATTCGGTGGTGGATTCACGCAGATCAACATCATCAGCGTGGCAGCACCGCTGATTCTCATCATCGTGGTAGCTACGCACATGAATGCCCGCCTGTCCGTGGATCGCCAGAAGGCGCGTATCGCCTCCGGCAAGCAAAAGCCGGCCGCGAACTCGCAGATGCAGATGCAGACCGACATGATGAACCGCATGATGCTGTGGTTCATGCCGCTGACCATTTTGTTCACCGGCGTTCTGTGGCACATCGGCCTGCTGTTCTACATGGTCTCCAACAACATCTGGACCTTCTTCCAGCAGCGCGCCGTCTTCGCAAAGATGGATGCCGAAGAAGAGGCCGAGCTCGCCGCTAAGAAGGAATCCAAGCGCGCCACCGCCCCGAAGCCTGGCCAGCGCCCGGACAATCCGAAGCGCAAGGGTAACAAACGTAAGAACTAA
- the yidD gene encoding membrane protein insertion efficiency factor YidD, whose product MLYGAVRFYQKYLSALKMGSTCRFEPTCSAYALEAIATRGAFIGSVLTLVRLAKCGPWHPGGFDPVPLPASMRDADIH is encoded by the coding sequence ATGCTCTATGGGGCGGTTCGTTTTTACCAAAAATACCTTTCAGCCCTTAAGATGGGCTCTACCTGCCGTTTCGAGCCAACCTGCAGTGCGTATGCGCTGGAAGCAATCGCCACCCGCGGTGCTTTCATCGGTAGCGTGCTCACGCTCGTACGGTTGGCCAAGTGTGGCCCCTGGCATCCAGGGGGATTCGACCCGGTTCCCCTGCCTGCTTCGATGAGGGATGCGGACATCCATTAA
- the rnpA gene encoding ribonuclease P protein component yields MLPAQHKLSSSEQFRQTIRKGKRAGRSTAVVHIRLDQRRPEDLSLAEGMRTKDLASFGGPRCGLVVSKAVGNAVTRHRVSRMLRHIFAELAPTVPAQATVVIRALPPSASASYEELRSDVQKALAKALRRN; encoded by the coding sequence GTGCTTCCCGCCCAGCACAAACTCTCCTCTTCCGAACAGTTTCGCCAGACAATTCGGAAAGGTAAGCGTGCAGGCAGGAGCACCGCTGTTGTGCATATACGCCTCGATCAGCGCCGACCGGAGGACCTTAGTCTCGCCGAGGGAATGCGGACGAAGGATCTCGCGAGTTTTGGCGGACCGCGGTGCGGGCTCGTTGTGTCGAAGGCGGTGGGCAATGCGGTGACCCGTCACCGCGTCTCGCGCATGTTGCGGCACATCTTTGCTGAGCTAGCGCCGACCGTTCCGGCGCAGGCTACCGTCGTTATTAGGGCCTTGCCGCCGTCGGCAAGCGCAAGCTATGAGGAGCTTCGCAGCGATGTGCAAAAAGCACTGGCCAAAGCGCTCCGACGCAATTGA
- the rpmH gene encoding 50S ribosomal protein L34 — translation MAKGKRTFQPNNRRRARKHGFRTRMATRAGRAIVAARRRKGREKLTA, via the coding sequence GTGGCAAAGGGCAAGCGGACGTTCCAGCCGAACAACCGTCGTCGCGCACGCAAGCACGGCTTCCGTACCCGCATGGCTACCCGTGCAGGTCGCGCAATCGTGGCAGCACGTCGTCGTAAGGGACGCGAGAAGCTGACTGCGTAA
- the dnaA gene encoding chromosomal replication initiator protein DnaA, with product MSDPQAPLHETWRKVVEELFVLSATPGSGLRIGPQQRAYLHLVKPVAFVEGVAVLAVPHARAKENIESELGTAITQVLGMKMGRAFALAVTIDPSISDQQTPSEPHTQQPEQGFSAPAQPVAQGFEHGSHFSSPSPQPLQQTPLVPEYTLSGPTAPTHAPVPETSSQVGGYSSPATEPVMPAQPMPGSRQVSTDPGVLHTAAEFASTAPNAPAAGPEGWQTTHTSAQAGGGDGGFKPPAPAPTNQKTDGEKPISLNPLHTFDNYVVSDSNKLPASAAIAVAEKPARAYNPLFIWGDSGLGKTHLMHAIGNYAHQLHPRLKIKYVSSEEFTNDYINSVRDDRQESFKRRYREVDILMVDDIQFLQGKEGTQEEFFHTFNALEQGGKQIVLSSDRPPKQLTTLEDRLRTRFQAGLIADIYPPDLETRIAILSKKSRADGIETDREVLELIASRFDTSIRELEGAFIRVSAYASVNKLELNRETAEIALRSISPDQSNIEITPETIIEVTADYFQIRAQDLKGSTKTRNIAHARQIAMYLCRELTELSLPKIGESFGGKDHTTVMYADRKIRKDIGQKRDTYNEIQQITNQIKGQGTIA from the coding sequence GTGTCGGATCCTCAAGCACCCCTCCACGAAACGTGGCGAAAGGTCGTGGAAGAACTTTTTGTTCTTTCCGCAACCCCGGGTTCTGGGCTGCGGATTGGCCCCCAGCAGCGGGCCTACCTGCATCTTGTCAAACCCGTTGCCTTCGTTGAAGGTGTTGCAGTCCTCGCAGTCCCACATGCCAGGGCTAAAGAAAACATCGAATCCGAACTCGGCACCGCAATTACTCAGGTGCTGGGAATGAAAATGGGGCGCGCCTTTGCGCTCGCCGTCACGATCGATCCGTCGATCAGCGATCAACAAACTCCTTCAGAACCCCATACGCAGCAGCCTGAGCAGGGGTTTTCTGCGCCTGCTCAGCCCGTGGCACAGGGATTCGAGCACGGTTCTCATTTTTCTTCCCCGAGCCCACAACCGCTGCAGCAGACTCCACTGGTGCCCGAGTACACCCTCTCTGGGCCGACGGCGCCTACCCATGCCCCGGTTCCGGAGACATCATCGCAGGTGGGAGGATATTCTTCACCGGCGACCGAACCCGTCATGCCGGCCCAGCCGATGCCCGGATCCCGCCAGGTATCCACCGATCCGGGAGTCTTACACACGGCGGCAGAGTTCGCCTCCACGGCTCCGAACGCACCGGCGGCCGGTCCCGAGGGGTGGCAGACCACGCATACTTCGGCTCAGGCGGGTGGCGGCGATGGCGGTTTCAAGCCACCGGCGCCAGCTCCCACCAACCAAAAAACCGATGGTGAGAAGCCAATTTCACTCAACCCGCTGCATACCTTCGATAACTACGTGGTCTCTGATTCCAATAAGCTGCCTGCCTCGGCGGCGATCGCGGTGGCCGAAAAGCCCGCCCGTGCGTACAACCCCTTGTTCATCTGGGGTGATTCCGGTCTAGGCAAGACCCACCTCATGCACGCTATCGGTAACTACGCCCATCAGCTGCACCCTCGCTTGAAGATCAAATACGTCTCGAGTGAGGAATTCACCAACGACTACATCAACTCCGTGCGCGATGACCGCCAGGAGTCCTTCAAGCGCCGCTACCGTGAGGTCGACATCCTCATGGTCGACGACATCCAGTTCCTGCAGGGCAAGGAAGGAACGCAGGAGGAATTCTTCCACACCTTTAACGCCCTTGAGCAGGGCGGAAAGCAGATCGTCCTAAGCTCGGACCGTCCGCCGAAGCAGCTGACGACGCTGGAGGATCGCCTGCGCACTCGCTTCCAGGCGGGCTTGATCGCCGATATTTACCCGCCGGATCTGGAGACTCGCATCGCGATTTTGTCCAAAAAGTCACGCGCTGATGGCATCGAAACCGACCGTGAGGTCCTCGAGCTGATCGCCTCGCGTTTTGATACCTCGATCCGCGAGCTGGAGGGTGCCTTCATCCGCGTATCCGCGTATGCCTCAGTTAATAAGCTGGAACTCAACCGGGAAACCGCAGAGATTGCGCTGCGTTCGATCAGCCCGGATCAGTCCAACATTGAGATCACACCTGAGACGATTATTGAGGTCACAGCCGATTATTTCCAGATCCGCGCTCAGGATCTCAAGGGCTCGACAAAGACCCGCAACATTGCCCACGCCCGCCAGATCGCGATGTATCTGTGCCGTGAGCTCACTGAGTTGTCGCTGCCGAAGATCGGTGAAAGCTTCGGCGGCAAGGACCACACCACGGTCATGTACGCCGACCGTAAGATCCGCAAGGACATTGGTCAAAAGCGTGATACATACAACGAGATCCAGCAGATCACCAATCAGATCAAGGGGCAGGGAACCATCGCCTAG